One genomic segment of Cystobacter fuscus DSM 2262 includes these proteins:
- a CDS encoding hybrid sensor histidine kinase/response regulator, whose amino-acid sequence MSQNPPDSQAPATTATAEVFAGGGQMGALMRTIDWSRTELGPVDTWPSALRTMVGVVLGSRFPMLMWWGEHLVQLYNDGYRPILGDKHPASMGAPGAEVWREIWSTIGPMAESVLRGGPATWSEHLLLLMNRKGFFEETYFTFSYSPIPDEAGGRGGVLVTVQETSSQVLGERRLYTLQRMAADSFQARSVEQAARLAMHALDGNPNDLPFSLLYLCDAEGRHASRVAARGLREEGLSTLPPVLDLATAQEDWPVHEVFTTHQPVQVAPLPQRLLPALAGEGPLVPTRALVLPVEGETGQFPAGFLVVGLSPRLEFDDQYQGFLRLVASHLSTALAHARAYEEQKKRAEALAELDRAKTAFFSNVSHEFRTPLTLMLGPLEDLLATGRLPDEARQTLELVHRNGLRLFKLVNTLLDFSRIEAGRVQASYQPTDLSVLTAGLASAFDSAMEKAGLRLRVECEPLPEPIWVDREMWEKVVLNLISNAFKFTFEGEIAVRLRWRGDHVELCVSDTGTGIPPEEQSRIFERFHQVRGARGRSHEGSGIGLSLVRELVKLHGGGMRVDSTPGQGSTFTVCIPTGSAHLPRERLESSRPRESTGLGATPFLDEASSWLASPPPAPVHASTAPEAPPGRGLAPGGHILLADDNVDMRDYVRRLLEMRFTVEAVADGRAALAAIRARPPDLVLSDVMMPGLDGLGLLRALRADPSTATLPIILLSARAGEEATVEGIQSGADDYLVKPFSARELLARVEGALRLARERAERERLALDRAEFEQHLIGIVSHDLRNPLAAITLTATTLLRGTVLEERQSKSLGRIFSSAERANRMIRDLLDFTKARLGGGLPIHPAPLDSHALGRQVVDELQVAHPDRVILLEQRGDGQAHWDGDRMAQVLTNLIGNALHYSAPGTSVQVMVHGEAETVVFEVHNEGPPIPEELLPRLFQPMQRGEKAGDNASRNVGLGLYIVDHIVRAHGGTIEVRSRVGEGTTFRVRLPRMAPMSPAQEGTPP is encoded by the coding sequence ATGAGCCAGAATCCCCCAGACTCCCAGGCGCCCGCCACCACTGCGACTGCGGAAGTGTTCGCGGGCGGCGGGCAGATGGGCGCGCTCATGCGCACCATCGACTGGTCGCGCACGGAACTTGGACCCGTGGACACCTGGCCCTCCGCCCTGCGCACCATGGTGGGCGTGGTGCTGGGCAGCCGCTTCCCCATGTTGATGTGGTGGGGAGAGCATCTGGTCCAGCTCTACAACGATGGCTACCGGCCCATCCTGGGAGACAAGCACCCCGCGTCCATGGGCGCGCCGGGCGCGGAAGTCTGGAGGGAGATATGGTCCACGATCGGTCCCATGGCCGAGAGCGTCCTCCGGGGCGGCCCCGCCACCTGGTCCGAGCACCTGCTGCTGCTCATGAACCGCAAGGGCTTCTTCGAGGAGACCTACTTCACCTTCTCGTACAGCCCCATTCCCGATGAAGCCGGAGGGCGAGGCGGCGTCCTCGTCACCGTCCAGGAGACGAGCAGTCAGGTGCTGGGAGAACGGCGGCTGTACACCCTGCAGCGAATGGCGGCGGACTCGTTCCAGGCCCGGAGCGTGGAGCAGGCCGCACGGCTGGCGATGCACGCGCTCGACGGCAACCCGAATGATCTACCCTTCTCGCTTCTGTACCTGTGCGACGCGGAGGGCAGACATGCGTCGCGGGTGGCGGCCCGGGGACTCCGGGAGGAGGGCCTCTCCACGCTCCCGCCCGTGCTGGACCTGGCCACCGCCCAAGAGGATTGGCCCGTGCACGAAGTCTTCACCACGCACCAACCCGTCCAGGTGGCGCCACTGCCCCAGCGCCTGCTCCCGGCGCTCGCGGGTGAGGGCCCCCTGGTGCCCACCCGGGCCCTCGTGCTGCCCGTGGAGGGCGAGACCGGACAGTTCCCGGCGGGCTTTCTCGTGGTGGGCCTGAGCCCCCGGCTCGAATTCGACGACCAGTACCAGGGCTTCCTGCGGCTCGTGGCGAGCCACCTGTCCACCGCCCTCGCCCACGCACGCGCCTACGAGGAGCAGAAGAAGCGCGCGGAGGCCCTCGCCGAGCTGGACCGGGCCAAGACGGCCTTCTTCAGCAACGTCAGCCACGAGTTCCGCACGCCCCTGACGCTGATGCTCGGCCCGCTGGAAGACTTGCTGGCCACGGGCCGGCTGCCGGACGAGGCACGACAGACGCTCGAGCTCGTCCACCGCAATGGCCTGCGCCTGTTCAAGCTGGTCAACACGCTCCTGGACTTCAGCCGCATCGAGGCGGGCCGCGTTCAGGCCAGCTACCAGCCCACGGACCTCTCCGTCCTCACCGCGGGGCTCGCCAGCGCCTTCGACTCGGCCATGGAGAAGGCGGGACTGCGCCTCCGGGTGGAGTGCGAGCCCCTGCCAGAGCCCATCTGGGTGGACCGGGAGATGTGGGAGAAGGTTGTCCTCAACCTCATCTCCAATGCGTTCAAGTTCACTTTCGAGGGGGAGATCGCCGTGCGCCTGCGCTGGCGGGGCGATCACGTGGAGCTGTGCGTGAGTGACACCGGCACGGGCATCCCCCCCGAGGAGCAGTCACGCATCTTCGAGCGCTTCCACCAGGTGCGGGGCGCGCGGGGCCGCAGCCACGAGGGCAGCGGCATCGGCCTGTCGCTGGTGCGCGAGCTCGTCAAGCTGCACGGCGGCGGCATGCGCGTGGACAGCACGCCGGGCCAGGGCAGCACCTTCACCGTGTGCATTCCCACCGGCTCCGCCCACCTGCCGCGTGAGCGGCTCGAGTCCTCACGCCCACGGGAGTCGACCGGACTCGGCGCGACGCCCTTCCTCGACGAGGCCTCGAGCTGGCTCGCCTCCCCTCCCCCTGCCCCCGTGCATGCGTCCACCGCGCCGGAGGCGCCCCCCGGGCGAGGCCTGGCCCCGGGCGGCCACATCCTGCTCGCCGACGACAACGTGGACATGCGCGACTACGTGCGCCGTCTCCTGGAGATGCGCTTCACGGTCGAGGCGGTGGCGGATGGACGGGCGGCGCTCGCGGCGATCCGGGCGCGGCCGCCGGACCTCGTGCTCTCGGACGTGATGATGCCGGGGCTGGATGGCCTGGGCCTGCTGCGTGCGCTCCGGGCGGACCCCAGCACCGCGACCCTTCCCATCATCCTCCTGTCCGCGCGCGCCGGCGAGGAGGCCACGGTGGAAGGCATCCAGTCCGGAGCGGATGACTACCTCGTGAAGCCCTTCAGCGCCCGCGAGCTGCTGGCGCGCGTGGAAGGCGCCCTGCGTCTGGCGCGCGAGCGGGCCGAGCGCGAGCGGTTGGCCCTGGATCGCGCCGAGTTCGAGCAGCACCTCATCGGCATCGTCAGCCATGACCTGCGCAACCCCCTGGCCGCCATCACCCTGACGGCCACGACGCTGCTGCGCGGCACGGTGCTGGAGGAGCGGCAGAGCAAGTCGCTCGGGCGCATCTTCTCGTCGGCGGAGCGCGCCAACCGGATGATCCGGGATCTGCTCGACTTCACCAAGGCCCGCCTGGGTGGGGGCCTGCCCATCCACCCCGCGCCCCTCGACTCCCATGCCCTCGGCCGACAGGTGGTGGACGAGCTCCAGGTCGCCCACCCCGATCGCGTCATCCTGCTCGAGCAGCGCGGCGACGGTCAGGCCCATTGGGATGGGGACCGGATGGCCCAGGTGCTCACCAACCTCATCGGCAATGCCCTGCACTACAGTGCCCCCGGAACCTCCGTCCAGGTGATGGTCCACGGAGAAGCGGAGACCGTCGTGTTCGAGGTGCACAACGAGGGCCCTCCCATTCCGGAGGAGCTGCTGCCCCGGCTCTTCCAGCCCATGCAGCGCGGAGAGAAGGCGGGGGACAACGCGAGCCGCAACGTGGGGCTGGGGCTCTACATCGTGGACCACATCGTGCGGGCGCATGGCGGCACCATCGAGGTCCGCTCGCGCGTGGGCGAGGGAACCACCTTCCGGGTGCGCCTGCCCCGCATGGCCCCGATGTCCCCCGCCCAGGAAGGAACACCCCCATGA
- a CDS encoding glycoside hydrolase family 43 protein, which produces MPIRYRNPVYDAYFADPFVLRVGEGYVAYGTGRVVDGRAFEVLTSSDLVTWRSVGGALELLPPELGGDYWAPEVAEADGRWWMYYSVGHGDVGHHLRVAVADHPTGPFVDQGVNLSPDERFAIDASPFRDEDGTWYLFHARDVLEGDRVGTMLAVDVLDGMTRLRGQSRTILRPSDDWQVFLRQRKMYGQLYDWHTLEGPFVRKYGGRYYCFYSGGAWLEPTYGVAYAVADHPLGPWVEPTGAPPLLRTVTDRVIGPGHNCVVTGPDGQDVIVYHAWNPERTARRMCIDPILWSPDGPRVLGPSFTPTWLPRSDE; this is translated from the coding sequence ATGCCCATTCGCTACCGCAATCCGGTGTACGACGCCTACTTCGCGGATCCCTTCGTCCTGCGGGTCGGGGAGGGCTATGTCGCCTACGGCACCGGCCGGGTGGTCGACGGGCGCGCCTTCGAGGTGCTCACCTCCTCCGATCTCGTCACCTGGCGCAGCGTGGGGGGCGCCCTCGAGCTGCTGCCCCCGGAGCTGGGCGGCGACTATTGGGCGCCCGAAGTCGCCGAGGCGGATGGCCGCTGGTGGATGTACTACTCCGTGGGCCATGGGGACGTCGGCCACCACCTGCGCGTCGCCGTCGCCGATCACCCGACGGGCCCGTTCGTCGACCAGGGCGTCAACCTCTCCCCGGACGAGCGCTTCGCCATCGACGCGAGCCCCTTCCGGGACGAGGACGGCACCTGGTACCTCTTCCACGCCCGGGACGTGCTCGAGGGCGATCGGGTCGGCACCATGCTCGCCGTGGACGTGCTCGACGGCATGACCCGGCTGCGCGGGCAGTCCCGCACCATCCTGCGGCCCAGTGACGACTGGCAGGTGTTCCTGCGCCAGCGGAAGATGTACGGGCAGCTCTACGACTGGCACACGCTCGAAGGCCCATTCGTCCGCAAGTACGGGGGCCGCTATTACTGCTTCTACTCCGGCGGCGCCTGGCTGGAGCCCACGTACGGCGTCGCCTACGCCGTGGCCGATCACCCGCTCGGGCCCTGGGTCGAGCCGACCGGCGCCCCTCCGCTGCTGCGGACCGTGACGGACCGGGTGATCGGCCCCGGGCACAACTGCGTGGTCACCGGCCCCGACGGGCAGGACGTCATCGTCTACCATGCGTGGAATCCAGAGCGGACGGCTCGCCGGATGTGCATCGATCCCATCCTGTGGAGCCCGGACGGCCCCCGCGTGCTCGGGCCATCCTTCACGCCGACCTGGCTCCCCCGCTCGGACGAATGA
- a CDS encoding amino acid permease yields the protein MGIWSKKSIAQLQQEEGDGQGLRRSLNGLNLVMLGVGAIIGAGIFVVTGTVAAQHSGPAIILSFVLAGVGCLFAGLCYAEFAAMIPVAGSAYTYGYATMGELVAWLIGWDLMLEYLFASSAVAVGWSGYFTSFLRDHLHIELPHALVNAPFDVAPGGHLPHATGALINLPAVVLVGVMTLLLITGIRESARANNIIVFLKLAVVLLVIGFGAPHVEPANWKPFIPENTGTFGQFGWSGVLAGAGVIFFAYIGFDAVSTAAQETRHPQKDLPVGILGALAVCTLLYMLMSLVMTGLAPYHTLNVAEPVYVAIARAGPSLGWLRPIVSLGAIAGLASVVLVMLMGQARIFYAMSRDGLLPAFFGHMHPRFQTPHVASLITGGVAMAVAGLFPIGLLGELVSIGTLFAFIVVCAGVLVLRYRRPELHRPFRTPFVPLVPALGILTCGSLMLGLGLPTWLRLVVWMALGLVLYFGYGHKHSRIGHEASASAGPGGTL from the coding sequence ATGGGAATCTGGTCGAAGAAGAGCATCGCGCAATTACAGCAAGAGGAAGGTGATGGGCAGGGACTGCGTCGCTCGCTCAACGGCCTCAACCTGGTGATGCTGGGAGTGGGCGCGATCATTGGCGCGGGCATCTTCGTGGTGACGGGCACGGTGGCGGCCCAGCACTCGGGGCCCGCCATCATCTTGTCCTTCGTGCTGGCGGGGGTGGGCTGCCTGTTCGCCGGGCTGTGCTACGCCGAGTTCGCGGCGATGATTCCGGTCGCCGGGAGCGCGTACACCTATGGGTACGCCACGATGGGCGAGCTGGTCGCGTGGCTCATCGGGTGGGATCTCATGCTCGAGTACCTCTTCGCCTCGTCGGCGGTGGCGGTGGGCTGGTCCGGGTACTTCACCTCCTTCCTGCGTGACCACCTGCACATCGAGTTGCCACATGCACTGGTGAACGCTCCGTTCGACGTGGCGCCAGGAGGGCACCTCCCCCATGCCACGGGGGCCCTCATCAACCTGCCCGCCGTGGTGCTGGTGGGGGTGATGACCCTGCTGCTCATCACGGGCATCCGCGAGTCGGCCCGCGCCAACAACATCATCGTCTTCCTGAAGCTGGCGGTGGTGCTGCTCGTCATTGGCTTTGGCGCGCCCCATGTGGAGCCCGCCAACTGGAAGCCCTTCATCCCGGAGAACACGGGCACCTTCGGTCAGTTCGGCTGGAGCGGGGTGCTGGCGGGGGCGGGCGTCATCTTCTTCGCCTATATCGGCTTCGATGCCGTCTCCACGGCCGCGCAGGAGACGCGCCATCCCCAGAAGGATCTGCCCGTGGGCATCCTGGGAGCGCTCGCCGTCTGCACGCTGCTGTACATGCTGATGTCACTGGTGATGACGGGGCTGGCGCCCTACCACACCCTCAACGTCGCCGAGCCGGTGTACGTGGCCATCGCCAGGGCGGGGCCCTCGCTGGGGTGGCTGCGGCCCATCGTGAGCCTGGGAGCCATCGCCGGACTGGCCTCGGTGGTGCTCGTCATGCTGATGGGCCAGGCGCGCATCTTCTACGCGATGTCTCGTGACGGTCTGCTGCCTGCTTTCTTCGGCCACATGCACCCGCGATTCCAGACGCCCCATGTCGCCTCCCTCATCACGGGGGGCGTGGCCATGGCGGTGGCGGGGTTGTTCCCCATCGGCCTGTTGGGAGAGCTGGTGTCCATCGGCACCCTGTTCGCCTTCATCGTCGTGTGCGCGGGCGTGCTCGTGCTGCGCTACCGGCGGCCGGAGCTGCACCGGCCCTTCCGCACGCCTTTCGTGCCGCTGGTGCCCGCGCTCGGCATCCTCACGTGCGGCAGCCTCATGCTGGGCCTGGGCCTGCCGACCTGGCTGCGGCTCGTGGTGTGGATGGCGCTCGGCCTCGTCCTCTACTTCGGTTATGGCCACAAGCACTCGCGCATCGGCCACGAGGCGTCCGCGTCGGCCGGTCCCGGCGGGACGCTCTAA
- a CDS encoding Kelch repeat-containing protein has translation MRPLSTLCLSLCLSLLSLACGDGNPPGPGTPPSDSSRWTGLAPLQNGPRQEHGVVALGGKVYVIAGVDTANTGRVSVYDPPSNTWSEAAPLPLPMNHPNIAVVGEKIYVVGGMVSDFPWTAVGNVFEFDPRTNLWTELAPMPAGTERGSAAVGVSGTKIYLAGGLRSLAPEFQDTVATFSSYDVAQDTWEALPNLPEPRDHVGGAVVDGTFYVLGGRANGVENVKGTVFAYNLSTGTWSSRAMMPTPRGGVAAAAVGTKIYVIGGEGNPAPGSLGVYADTEAYDTVSDSWQVLAPMPTPRHGTGAATIGSTIYVPGGAVQTRLGPGVANEAFTP, from the coding sequence ATGCGTCCCCTCTCCACCCTCTGCTTGTCCCTCTGTCTCTCCCTGCTCTCGCTCGCCTGCGGCGACGGCAACCCACCCGGACCCGGTACGCCCCCCTCGGACTCGTCGCGCTGGACCGGGCTCGCTCCCCTCCAGAACGGCCCGCGTCAGGAGCACGGCGTCGTCGCGCTCGGCGGCAAGGTCTACGTCATCGCCGGTGTCGATACGGCGAACACGGGGCGCGTCTCCGTCTACGATCCCCCCTCCAATACCTGGTCCGAGGCCGCTCCCCTGCCCCTGCCGATGAACCATCCGAACATCGCGGTGGTGGGTGAGAAGATCTACGTCGTCGGCGGCATGGTCAGCGACTTCCCCTGGACGGCCGTCGGCAACGTGTTCGAGTTCGATCCTCGGACGAACCTCTGGACGGAGCTGGCTCCCATGCCCGCGGGCACGGAGCGCGGCAGCGCGGCCGTCGGCGTGAGTGGCACGAAGATCTACCTCGCGGGCGGGCTGCGTTCGCTCGCACCCGAGTTCCAGGACACGGTGGCGACCTTCTCGTCGTACGACGTCGCCCAGGACACCTGGGAGGCCCTGCCAAACCTGCCCGAGCCGCGCGATCACGTCGGCGGCGCCGTCGTGGACGGCACGTTCTACGTGCTCGGTGGGCGAGCCAACGGCGTCGAGAACGTCAAGGGCACCGTCTTCGCGTACAACCTCTCGACGGGGACCTGGTCGTCGCGCGCGATGATGCCAACCCCTCGCGGCGGGGTCGCCGCGGCCGCGGTCGGCACGAAGATCTACGTCATCGGCGGCGAGGGCAACCCGGCCCCGGGCTCCCTGGGCGTCTACGCTGACACCGAGGCCTATGACACCGTGAGCGACTCCTGGCAGGTGCTCGCGCCCATGCCGACGCCGCGCCACGGGACTGGCGCGGCCACCATCGGCTCGACCATCTACGTCCCGGGCGGCGCGGTGCAGACGCGGCTCGGGCCGGGCGTCGCCAACGAGGCGTTCACGCCCTGA
- a CDS encoding DEAD/DEAH box helicase family protein codes for MSSPFLDVPESSWVASNTLSFAIRDKYPVSPGHTLVIPRRLVASWFEATPEEQRALFELVDVVKRGLDGTDPKPDGYNLGINVGGAAGQTVPHLHVHVIPRHQGDMADPRGGVRHVIPSKGNYLRTPAKPLATGGVKDPFLWHLEPLFAQATDVSVLAAFVQESGLAVLYALVQDALSRGARVRLLTGDYMSITGASALRQLLDWMNANQAQREEGAGVFEARIVEVKDIGRAFHPKSWRFEGPELAVAFVGSSNVSHSALKTGVEWNLPVERDQNPRAYQDAVDAFEAWWLRARRFDAAWITRYEREAAQSRPPRQSPPPEAEGLVEEPVPVPRTREPHGIQREALAALESSRQSGRRRALVIMATGLGKTLVAAIDIAKVEAALGRRARVLFLVHRSELLMQAATTLRSYLPHSEFGWFVGARRELDADVLFASVQKLSRPENLAWLSGVPPFDYVVIDEVHHASAPGYRGILACLRTTFLLGLTATPERTDAGDIFGLFEDNVVYRADLAEGISRELLVPFAYHGLKDDVAYENIPWRNRRFDPAKLAAAVQTEARMRKMWEAWEQHPATRTLVFCASVPHAEYVRDWLRQKGVRTVAVHSGAESDDRAEALSSLVNGGLDAICAVDIFNEGIDLPTVDRVVMLRPTESPVVFMQQLGRGLRKADKKTSVTIIDFVGNHRMFLDRVQTLLSLGMGPSTPLLQDFLVHDKEPTLPPGCSVQVELEAKRLLAKMVPKGSSEVARMYRELRHAWGRRPTMGELYRLGYLPSALKQGWFQFVGSQGDLTSAEAKALENRGKDWFEALESTPMSKSFKMVVLQVLLDAHALEGGMPLAELASSSLLLLRQRPELGKDLEGVKALDDQVLFRVDGERLVPLLPIGVETRDAFHAMTQELVDYRLARFVGQGHANTHPDGFDAKVIHNSSDMPILMLPSRSGRPGIPDSKKEGPVIVTLPDGSRWKFLFVKIAVNKAWPAGLARETNRLPELLRQWFGPKAGASGTAFQVRFTQDTSGWHLEPLGASITPLLSRRALVAFPSLKAAAGAANDSLAGAPEEGRVQLPLTSSSDDLFAVRASGDSMMGGERPIRDGDWLVMRYVRGMGVGALSGHVALLQVPDTSGHAYQVKRIVRHGTHWLLRSENPEHPSIEVTEEVKPIAQLVEVIPPERLGPFAGVLLDDEGVMSAFGLPSAPKTGRYHGHLFLCVDQPGRLKTPDRLEPIISVRNPAETAFVLTRMEPGGSWRYAGVARWNESEGAWVLPEPVDSDTWKALGAPFDVR; via the coding sequence GTGAGTTCCCCCTTCCTCGATGTGCCCGAGTCCAGTTGGGTGGCGTCCAACACCCTGTCCTTCGCCATCCGGGACAAGTACCCGGTGAGTCCGGGGCACACGCTGGTGATTCCGCGCCGGCTCGTGGCCTCCTGGTTCGAGGCCACGCCCGAGGAACAGCGGGCGCTCTTCGAGCTGGTCGATGTGGTGAAGCGCGGGCTGGATGGAACTGACCCGAAGCCGGACGGGTACAACCTGGGCATCAACGTGGGAGGTGCGGCGGGGCAGACGGTACCGCACCTGCATGTGCATGTGATTCCACGTCACCAGGGGGACATGGCGGACCCGAGGGGTGGGGTGCGGCATGTGATTCCCAGCAAGGGGAACTATCTCCGGACTCCGGCGAAGCCACTGGCCACGGGAGGCGTGAAGGATCCCTTCCTCTGGCACCTGGAGCCGCTCTTCGCCCAGGCCACGGATGTGTCGGTATTGGCTGCCTTCGTGCAGGAAAGCGGGCTCGCGGTGCTGTACGCCTTGGTCCAGGACGCCTTGTCGCGAGGCGCGCGGGTCCGGCTGCTGACCGGGGATTACATGTCCATCACCGGGGCATCCGCTCTTCGCCAACTCCTGGACTGGATGAACGCGAACCAGGCGCAGCGAGAAGAGGGCGCGGGCGTGTTCGAAGCGCGGATAGTGGAGGTGAAGGACATCGGCCGCGCATTCCATCCGAAGTCCTGGCGCTTCGAGGGACCCGAACTGGCGGTCGCGTTCGTGGGCTCGAGCAACGTTTCCCACTCGGCGTTGAAGACAGGTGTCGAATGGAACCTTCCCGTCGAGCGTGATCAGAACCCCCGGGCCTACCAGGATGCGGTGGACGCCTTCGAGGCGTGGTGGTTGCGGGCCAGACGCTTCGACGCGGCGTGGATCACCCGGTACGAGCGGGAAGCGGCTCAGTCACGACCACCGCGTCAGTCCCCGCCACCCGAAGCGGAAGGACTCGTGGAAGAGCCGGTGCCCGTGCCCAGGACACGCGAGCCCCACGGGATTCAGCGTGAAGCACTCGCCGCGCTCGAGAGCAGCCGACAGAGTGGGCGGCGGCGAGCGCTCGTCATCATGGCGACGGGCCTGGGCAAGACCCTCGTGGCGGCAATCGACATCGCGAAAGTCGAGGCCGCGTTGGGACGGCGCGCTCGCGTCCTGTTCCTCGTGCACCGCTCCGAATTGCTGATGCAAGCCGCGACGACGCTCCGCTCCTACCTCCCGCACTCGGAATTTGGTTGGTTCGTCGGCGCCCGGAGGGAACTGGACGCCGATGTGCTCTTCGCCTCGGTACAGAAGCTCTCGCGCCCTGAAAACCTCGCATGGCTGAGCGGGGTTCCGCCTTTCGATTACGTCGTCATCGACGAGGTCCACCATGCCTCGGCGCCAGGCTACCGTGGCATCCTGGCGTGCTTGCGGACCACCTTCCTGCTCGGGCTGACCGCGACCCCCGAGCGGACGGATGCAGGGGACATCTTCGGCCTGTTCGAGGACAATGTCGTCTACCGGGCCGACCTCGCGGAAGGCATTTCACGCGAGCTGTTGGTGCCCTTCGCCTATCATGGATTGAAGGATGACGTCGCCTACGAGAACATTCCGTGGCGCAACCGGCGTTTCGATCCAGCGAAATTGGCGGCGGCGGTACAAACAGAAGCTCGAATGCGGAAGATGTGGGAGGCCTGGGAGCAACACCCGGCGACCCGGACCCTGGTGTTCTGCGCTTCCGTGCCTCATGCCGAGTATGTCCGTGACTGGTTGCGACAGAAGGGTGTACGGACCGTGGCGGTCCATTCCGGAGCGGAATCGGATGACCGCGCGGAGGCCCTGTCCAGTCTGGTCAACGGCGGCCTCGATGCCATCTGCGCCGTGGACATCTTCAACGAGGGAATCGATCTTCCAACCGTGGACCGGGTGGTGATGCTGCGCCCCACTGAGTCCCCCGTGGTCTTCATGCAGCAACTCGGGCGAGGTCTGCGCAAGGCCGACAAGAAGACGTCCGTCACGATCATCGACTTCGTGGGCAACCACCGGATGTTCCTGGACCGTGTCCAAACCCTGCTCTCCCTTGGGATGGGTCCCTCGACCCCATTGCTCCAGGATTTCCTTGTCCATGACAAGGAGCCCACCCTTCCGCCGGGCTGTTCCGTCCAAGTGGAGTTGGAAGCCAAGAGGTTGTTGGCGAAGATGGTGCCCAAGGGGAGCAGCGAAGTCGCGCGGATGTATCGCGAGCTTCGGCACGCCTGGGGAAGACGACCCACGATGGGAGAGCTGTACCGCCTGGGCTATCTACCGTCGGCCCTGAAGCAGGGCTGGTTCCAGTTCGTCGGGAGCCAGGGAGATTTGACGAGCGCGGAAGCGAAGGCCCTGGAGAATCGAGGCAAGGACTGGTTCGAGGCTCTCGAGAGCACCCCGATGAGCAAGAGCTTCAAGATGGTGGTTCTCCAGGTGCTCCTGGATGCCCATGCGCTCGAAGGAGGAATGCCACTCGCGGAGCTGGCCTCAAGCAGCTTGCTCCTGCTCCGACAGCGTCCCGAGCTTGGCAAGGACCTGGAAGGGGTCAAGGCCCTCGATGACCAGGTCTTGTTCCGTGTCGATGGGGAGCGTCTTGTTCCTCTCCTCCCCATCGGAGTGGAAACACGGGATGCTTTCCATGCCATGACCCAGGAGCTGGTGGATTACCGGTTGGCGAGGTTCGTGGGCCAAGGGCACGCGAACACCCATCCAGATGGCTTCGACGCCAAGGTGATCCACAACTCCAGCGATATGCCCATCCTGATGCTGCCTTCCCGAAGTGGACGGCCGGGCATCCCCGACAGCAAGAAGGAGGGGCCGGTCATCGTCACACTGCCTGATGGCAGCCGATGGAAGTTCCTCTTCGTGAAGATCGCCGTCAACAAGGCCTGGCCAGCGGGTCTGGCCAGGGAGACCAATCGTTTGCCAGAGTTGCTTCGCCAATGGTTTGGTCCCAAGGCGGGTGCCTCGGGAACCGCCTTCCAGGTGCGGTTCACTCAGGACACGAGCGGCTGGCATCTCGAGCCACTCGGTGCATCGATCACTCCACTCCTGTCCAGGAGGGCTCTCGTTGCATTCCCCAGCCTGAAAGCCGCCGCGGGAGCAGCCAATGACTCACTGGCGGGCGCACCGGAGGAGGGACGCGTTCAGCTACCGCTGACGTCGAGCTCGGATGACCTCTTCGCCGTACGTGCGTCGGGCGATTCCATGATGGGTGGAGAGCGGCCCATCCGGGACGGGGACTGGTTGGTGATGCGGTACGTCCGGGGCATGGGTGTTGGCGCGCTGAGCGGACATGTCGCGCTCCTCCAGGTACCGGACACCTCGGGTCATGCCTATCAGGTCAAACGCATCGTCCGGCACGGCACGCACTGGCTGCTTCGCTCCGAAAACCCAGAGCATCCTTCTATCGAGGTCACGGAGGAGGTGAAGCCCATCGCGCAGCTCGTGGAGGTCATTCCACCAGAGCGACTGGGTCCCTTTGCTGGCGTGCTGCTCGACGACGAGGGAGTCATGAGCGCGTTCGGACTCCCCTCGGCCCCGAAAACGGGGCGTTACCATGGCCATTTGTTCCTCTGCGTCGACCAGCCGGGCCGCCTCAAGACACCCGATCGCCTCGAACCGATCATCTCCGTTCGAAATCCAGCGGAGACCGCCTTCGTGTTGACGCGCATGGAACCTGGTGGCTCCTGGAGGTACGCCGGGGTTGCACGCTGGAATGAGAGTGAGGGAGCCTGGGTTCTTCCTGAGCCCGTCGACTCCGATACATGGAAGGCGCTCGGCGCTCCTTTCGATGTCAGATAG